Proteins encoded in a region of the Azospirillum sp. TSH58 genome:
- a CDS encoding sigma-54 dependent transcriptional regulator, producing MAHDILIVDDEADIRMLIAGILNDEGMKTREAADADQAFAQVSARRPSLVVLDIWLQGSRLDGLQILEQLMRDHRNLPVIMISGHGNIETAVSAIKIGAYDFIEKPFKADRLLLMVDRAIEAARLKRENEELKLRAGGEVELVGRSTAVNHVRQSIEKVAPTGSRVLITGPAGSGKEVVARLIHTRSRRAGGPFVGLNCATMRPDRLEMELFGTEAGVDGGGRKIGTFEQAHGGTLLLDEVADMPLETQGKIVRALQEQVFERVGGGQRVEVDVRVVATSNRDLQAEIDQGRFRQDLFYRLAVVPIRVPSLAERREDIPLLARHFMQRSAEAAGLPAREFGEDAMAALQAYDWPGNVRQLRNVVDWLLIMAQGDPKEPIRADQLPPEIGAITPTVLKWDKGGEIMGLPLREAREVFEREYLLAQVTRFGGNISRTASFVGMERSALHRKLKSLGVHGSEKGKLFVD from the coding sequence ATGGCGCATGACATTCTGATCGTCGACGACGAAGCGGACATTCGGATGCTGATCGCCGGCATCCTGAACGACGAAGGCATGAAAACGCGCGAGGCCGCCGACGCCGATCAGGCGTTCGCCCAGGTCTCCGCGCGCCGGCCCAGTCTCGTGGTTCTGGACATCTGGCTCCAGGGCAGCCGGCTGGACGGGCTTCAGATCCTCGAACAGCTGATGCGCGACCACCGGAACCTGCCGGTCATCATGATCTCCGGCCACGGCAACATCGAGACCGCCGTCTCGGCCATCAAGATCGGCGCCTACGACTTCATCGAGAAGCCCTTCAAGGCCGACCGGCTGCTGCTGATGGTGGATCGCGCCATCGAGGCGGCCCGGCTGAAGCGCGAGAACGAGGAGCTGAAGCTGCGCGCCGGCGGCGAGGTGGAACTGGTCGGCCGGTCCACCGCGGTCAACCACGTCCGCCAGAGCATCGAGAAGGTGGCGCCCACCGGCAGCCGCGTCCTGATCACCGGCCCCGCCGGTTCCGGCAAGGAGGTGGTGGCCCGGCTGATCCACACGCGCTCACGCCGGGCCGGCGGCCCCTTCGTCGGGCTGAACTGCGCCACCATGCGCCCCGACCGGCTGGAGATGGAGCTGTTCGGCACGGAGGCCGGGGTGGACGGCGGCGGTCGCAAGATCGGCACCTTCGAACAGGCGCACGGCGGCACGCTGCTGCTCGACGAGGTGGCCGACATGCCCCTGGAAACCCAGGGCAAGATCGTCCGCGCCCTGCAGGAGCAGGTGTTCGAGCGGGTCGGCGGCGGACAGCGGGTCGAGGTGGACGTGCGCGTCGTCGCCACCTCCAACCGCGACCTCCAGGCGGAGATCGACCAGGGCCGCTTCCGCCAGGACCTGTTCTACCGCCTCGCCGTCGTGCCCATCCGCGTGCCCTCGCTGGCCGAGCGGCGCGAGGACATTCCGTTGCTGGCCCGCCATTTCATGCAGCGCTCCGCCGAGGCCGCCGGCCTGCCGGCCCGTGAGTTCGGCGAGGACGCCATGGCCGCGCTCCAGGCTTACGACTGGCCGGGCAACGTGCGCCAACTGCGCAACGTGGTGGACTGGCTGCTCATCATGGCGCAGGGCGACCCCAAGGAGCCGATCCGCGCCGACCAGCTTCCGCCGGAGATCGGCGCCATCACCCCCACCGTCCTGAAATGGGACAAGGGCGGCGAGATCATGGGCCTGCCGCTCCGCGAGGCCCGCGAGGTGTTCGAGCGCGAGTATCTGCTGGCCCAGGTGACCCGCTTCGGCGGCAACATCTCCCGCACCGCCTCCTTCGTGGGGATGGAGCGCTCCGCCCTGCACCGGAAGCTGAAATCGCTCGGCGTGCACGGCAGCGAGAAGGGCAAGCTGTTCGTCGACTAA